In Paracoccaceae bacterium Fryx2, a single genomic region encodes these proteins:
- the mfd gene encoding transcription-repair coupling factor: MLARELARGAPVIHVARDDKRLAAMRAALAVMAPEVAVLELPGWDCLPYDRVSPNPDICARRMATLAALAQGVPGAFVLLTTMSAATQRLPARDVLRGAAFSARVGDRVDEAALRQFLTRMGFSPAATVTEPGDFAIRGGIVDVFAPGAGGPVRLDFFGDVLDGARRFDPVTQRTTEKLKSVDFAPVSEVILDEAAITRFRQTYRIEFGAAGADDPLYEAVSAGRKHQGLEHWLPFFHERLETLFDYLPDASVMLDEQITAARLSRWEGIEDQYDARREAMTAKGRLDTVYKPCAPHLLYLDDADWEAAIAAHRVVQLSPLPQAPGPGVLDAGGRIGRGFAAERQQENISLFGALADHLRVLREDRQVVIASWSEGARERLQGLMQDQGVRGAVPIRDLREVPEGRGGLYLAIWALDQGFVAPGLAVISEQDVLGDRLVAKPRKRRKAENFLAEVNSLTPGDLVVHVEHGVGRYTGLETITALGAPHACVALEYAEGARLYLPVENIELLSRYGHEEGLLDRLGGGAWQAKKAKLKDRIREIAERLMRIAAERHLRHAPILEAPHAMWEAFAARFPYQETDDQLAAIADVVADLEAGSPMDRLIVGDVGFGKTEVAMRAAFVAALAGMQVAVVCPTTLLARQHHRSFAERFRGFPIEVRPLSRFVSAKDAAATRAGLADGTVDICIGTHALLAKGIRFKSLGLLVIDEEQHFGVTHKERLKEMRSEVHVLTLTATPIPRTLQLSLTGVRDLSIIATPPVDRLAIRTYISEFDTVTLREALLRERFRGGQSFYVVPRISDLPEIEEFLRTHVPEVTYVIAHGQLAAGDLDERMNAFYDGKHDVLLATTIVESGLDIPTANTMIIHRADMFGLSQLYQIRGRVGRAKTRAYCFLTTKPRSPLTPQAQKRLRLLGSLDSLGAGFNLAAHDLDLRGAGNLLGEEQSGHIKEVGYELYQSMLEETIARIKSGELAGVNEPGEHWAPQLNLGVPVLIPEDFVTDLDVRLGLYRRLSTLTTKVELEGFAAELIDRFGPLPKEVNTLLLVMRIKSMCKRAGIARIDAGPRGATVQFHDDKFANPAGLVEFVQAQGKTAKITGNKIVLTRDWKTEADRIKGAFAIARDLAEKVVRPKG; this comes from the coding sequence TTGCTGGCGCGCGAACTCGCGCGCGGTGCCCCGGTGATCCATGTCGCGCGCGACGACAAGCGGCTGGCGGCGATGCGCGCCGCGCTGGCGGTCATGGCGCCCGAGGTGGCGGTGCTGGAACTGCCGGGCTGGGACTGTCTGCCCTATGATCGCGTCTCGCCCAATCCCGACATCTGTGCGCGCCGCATGGCAACGCTGGCGGCGCTGGCGCAGGGCGTGCCGGGGGCCTTCGTGCTGCTGACCACGATGTCGGCCGCGACCCAGCGCCTGCCCGCGCGCGACGTGCTGCGCGGCGCGGCCTTCAGCGCCCGGGTGGGTGACCGGGTGGACGAGGCCGCCCTGCGCCAGTTCCTGACGCGCATGGGGTTTTCGCCCGCCGCCACCGTCACCGAACCCGGCGATTTCGCCATTCGCGGCGGCATCGTCGATGTCTTTGCTCCGGGCGCGGGCGGGCCGGTGCGGCTCGACTTCTTCGGCGACGTGCTGGATGGCGCGCGCCGCTTCGACCCGGTGACCCAGCGCACCACCGAAAAGCTGAAGTCGGTCGATTTCGCCCCGGTGTCTGAAGTCATACTGGACGAGGCCGCGATCACCCGGTTCCGCCAGACCTACCGCATCGAGTTCGGCGCGGCGGGGGCGGACGACCCGCTTTACGAGGCGGTCAGCGCCGGGCGCAAGCATCAGGGGCTGGAACACTGGCTGCCGTTCTTTCACGAGCGGCTCGAAACCCTGTTCGACTACCTGCCCGATGCGAGCGTGATGCTGGATGAGCAGATCACCGCCGCCCGCCTGTCACGCTGGGAAGGCATCGAGGACCAGTACGACGCCCGGCGCGAGGCGATGACCGCCAAGGGGCGGCTCGACACCGTTTACAAGCCCTGCGCGCCACACCTGCTCTATCTGGACGATGCCGACTGGGAAGCGGCGATTGCCGCGCACCGCGTCGTGCAGCTTTCGCCCCTGCCGCAGGCCCCCGGGCCGGGCGTGCTGGATGCGGGTGGGCGGATCGGGCGCGGTTTCGCGGCCGAACGCCAGCAGGAAAACATCAGCCTGTTCGGTGCCTTGGCCGATCATCTTCGCGTGTTGCGCGAAGACCGGCAGGTGGTGATTGCCAGTTGGTCCGAAGGCGCGCGCGAACGGCTGCAAGGGCTGATGCAGGATCAGGGCGTGCGTGGTGCCGTGCCGATCCGCGACCTGCGCGAGGTGCCAGAGGGGCGTGGCGGGCTTTACCTTGCGATCTGGGCGCTGGATCAGGGCTTTGTCGCCCCCGGCCTTGCGGTGATCTCGGAACAGGACGTGCTGGGCGACCGGCTGGTGGCCAAGCCGCGCAAGCGCCGCAAGGCCGAGAACTTCCTGGCCGAGGTCAACAGCCTGACCCCCGGCGATCTGGTGGTGCATGTCGAGCATGGCGTGGGCCGCTACACCGGGCTGGAAACCATCACCGCATTGGGCGCGCCGCACGCCTGCGTCGCGCTGGAATATGCCGAAGGTGCCAGGCTTTACCTGCCGGTCGAGAACATCGAGCTGCTGTCACGCTACGGCCACGAGGAGGGCCTGCTCGACCGCTTGGGCGGCGGGGCGTGGCAGGCTAAGAAGGCCAAGCTCAAGGACCGCATCCGCGAGATTGCCGAACGCCTGATGCGGATCGCGGCCGAGCGCCACCTGCGCCACGCGCCCATTCTGGAAGCGCCCCATGCGATGTGGGAAGCCTTCGCCGCCCGCTTCCCCTATCAGGAAACCGACGACCAGCTTGCCGCGATTGCCGATGTGGTGGCCGATCTCGAGGCGGGCAGCCCGATGGACCGGCTGATCGTCGGCGACGTGGGCTTCGGCAAGACCGAGGTGGCGATGCGCGCGGCCTTCGTGGCGGCACTGGCGGGGATGCAGGTCGCCGTGGTCTGCCCGACGACGCTGCTGGCACGCCAGCACCACCGCAGCTTTGCCGAACGCTTCCGCGGCTTCCCGATCGAGGTGCGCCCGCTGTCGCGCTTCGTCTCGGCCAAGGACGCGGCGGCGACGCGGGCCGGCCTCGCCGATGGCACGGTGGACATCTGCATCGGCACCCATGCGCTGCTTGCCAAGGGCATCCGGTTCAAGAGCCTCGGCCTGCTTGTCATTGACGAGGAACAGCATTTCGGCGTCACCCACAAGGAGCGGCTGAAGGAGATGCGCTCGGAAGTGCATGTGCTGACGCTGACAGCGACACCGATTCCGCGCACGCTGCAACTGTCGCTGACCGGGGTGCGGGATCTGTCGATCATCGCCACGCCGCCGGTGGACCGGCTGGCGATCCGCACCTACATTTCGGAATTCGACACCGTGACCCTGCGCGAGGCGCTGCTGCGCGAACGCTTCCGCGGCGGGCAGTCGTTCTATGTCGTGCCCCGCATCAGCGACCTGCCCGAGATCGAGGAGTTCCTGCGCACCCATGTGCCCGAGGTCACCTATGTCATCGCGCACGGCCAGCTTGCCGCGGGCGATCTGGACGAGCGGATGAACGCCTTCTACGACGGCAAGCACGACGTGCTGCTGGCGACCACCATCGTCGAATCCGGGCTCGACATCCCGACCGCCAACACGATGATCATCCACCGCGCCGACATGTTCGGGCTGAGCCAGCTTTACCAGATCCGCGGCCGGGTCGGGCGGGCCAAGACCCGCGCCTATTGCTTCCTGACCACCAAGCCGCGCAGCCCCCTGACGCCGCAGGCGCAGAAACGGCTGCGGCTGCTGGGCTCGCTCGACAGCCTCGGCGCCGGGTTCAACCTCGCCGCGCACGACCTTGACCTGCGCGGCGCGGGCAACCTTCTGGGCGAGGAACAGTCGGGGCATATCAAGGAGGTGGGGTATGAGCTTTACCAGTCGATGCTGGAGGAGACCATCGCCCGGATCAAGTCGGGCGAGCTTGCCGGGGTGAACGAGCCGGGCGAGCACTGGGCGCCGCAACTGAACCTCGGCGTGCCGGTGCTGATCCCGGAAGACTTCGTGACCGACCTCGACGTGCGGCTGGGGCTTTACCGCCGCCTGTCGACGCTGACCACCAAGGTGGAACTGGAAGGCTTTGCCGCCGAGTTGATCGACCGCTTCGGCCCGCTGCCGAAAGAGGTCAACACCCTGCTGCTGGTGATGCGGATCAAGTCGATGTGCAAGCGCGCGGGCATCGCGCGCATCGACGCGGGGCCCCGCGGCGCCACGGTGCAGTTTCACGACGACAAGTTCGCCAACCCGGCCGGGCTGGTGGAGTTTGTGCAGGCCCAGGGCAAGACCGCGAAGATCACCGGCAACAAGATCGTGCTGACCCGCGACTGGAAAACCGAGGCCGACCGGATCAAGGGCGCCTTCGCCATCGCCCGCGATCTGGCCGAGAAGGTGGTGCGGCCGAAGGGCTGA
- the hfq gene encoding RNA chaperone Hfq codes for MAADKQNLQDAFLNHVRKAKVPVTIFLINGVKLQGVITWFDNFCVLLRRDGQSQLVYKHAISTIMPGGPINLYEGED; via the coding sequence ATGGCTGCCGATAAACAGAATTTGCAGGACGCCTTTCTGAACCATGTCCGGAAGGCAAAAGTCCCGGTCACTATTTTCCTGATCAACGGGGTGAAGCTTCAGGGCGTCATCACCTGGTTCGACAATTTCTGCGTGCTGCTGCGCCGTGACGGCCAGTCGCAACTGGTTTACAAACACGCCATCTCGACGATCATGCCGGGCGGGCCGATCAACCTGTACGAGGGGGAAGACTGA
- a CDS encoding YSC84-related protein translates to MTAVNRRVFLGMTGSALALTGCGNGVGGDGSQTIDGRVDATRDYLFGRYPGTRELSQKAFGVLYMPLVTEAGFFIGGSYGRGALRIQDVTVDYYSVTRASYGLQIGAQQYAHALFFMTEAALSDFRRGNGWAAGADVRYATPDQGGSIGKETTEIDPVIALVFGQSGLIAGATLSGVKYTRIIP, encoded by the coding sequence ATGACGGCAGTCAACAGGCGGGTCTTTCTTGGCATGACGGGGTCGGCGCTGGCATTGACCGGCTGCGGCAACGGCGTCGGCGGCGACGGATCGCAGACCATCGACGGGCGGGTGGACGCGACGCGCGACTACCTGTTCGGGCGCTATCCGGGCACTCGTGAGTTGTCGCAAAAGGCATTCGGCGTGCTTTACATGCCGCTGGTCACCGAAGCCGGGTTCTTCATCGGCGGGTCCTACGGTCGCGGCGCGCTGCGGATACAGGATGTCACGGTGGACTATTACTCGGTCACCCGCGCCTCTTACGGCCTGCAGATCGGGGCGCAGCAATATGCCCACGCGCTGTTCTTCATGACCGAGGCGGCGCTGAGCGATTTCCGCCGCGGCAACGGCTGGGCCGCCGGGGCCGATGTGCGCTATGCCACGCCGGACCAGGGCGGCAGCATCGGCAAGGAAACCACCGAGATCGACCCGGTGATTGCACTGGTGTTCGGCCAGTCGGGGCTGATCGCCGGGGCGACGCTCTCGGGCGTGAAGTATACCCGCATCATTCCCTGA
- a CDS encoding NAD(P)-dependent oxidoreductase: MTKLAFLGLGVMGFPMAGHLAARGHEVTVYNRTPARAEAWVAKHGGASAATPARAAHGAEFVLACVGNDDDLRAVCTGPDGAFAGMAPGAVFIDHTTVSAQVTREMAAHAAALGLGFVDAPVSGGQAGAENGALSVMCGGTLEDYDRAEPVIAAYARICRRLGDSGSGQLAKMMNQICIAGLVQGLAEALAFGEKAGLDGRAVVEVISQGAAGSWQMANRHQTMLDDRFDFGFAVDWMRKDLGICLATANEIGAALPVTALIDQFYKDVQTMGGNRWDTSSLIRRLR, translated from the coding sequence ATGACGAAGCTGGCGTTTCTGGGGCTGGGGGTGATGGGCTTCCCGATGGCCGGGCATCTGGCCGCCAGGGGGCACGAGGTGACGGTTTACAACCGCACCCCGGCCAGGGCCGAGGCCTGGGTTGCAAAACATGGCGGTGCCAGCGCCGCTACCCCCGCCCGCGCCGCCCACGGGGCCGAGTTCGTTCTGGCCTGCGTCGGCAATGACGACGACCTGCGCGCCGTCTGCACCGGCCCGGACGGCGCCTTTGCCGGCATGGCCCCCGGCGCGGTGTTCATCGACCACACCACGGTGTCGGCGCAGGTCACGCGCGAGATGGCGGCCCATGCGGCGGCCCTTGGCCTCGGCTTCGTCGATGCGCCGGTTTCGGGCGGGCAGGCCGGGGCGGAAAACGGCGCCCTGTCGGTGATGTGCGGCGGCACGCTGGAAGATTACGACCGCGCCGAGCCGGTGATCGCCGCCTATGCCCGGATCTGCCGCCGACTGGGCGACTCCGGTTCGGGGCAACTGGCCAAGATGATGAACCAGATCTGCATCGCGGGTCTTGTGCAGGGGCTGGCCGAGGCGCTGGCCTTCGGTGAAAAGGCCGGGCTTGACGGCCGGGCCGTGGTCGAGGTCATCTCCCAGGGGGCCGCCGGGTCGTGGCAGATGGCCAACCGCCACCAGACCATGCTCGACGACCGCTTCGATTTCGGCTTCGCGGTGGACTGGATGCGCAAGGATCTGGGCATCTGTCTTGCCACCGCCAACGAGATTGGCGCCGCCCTGCCGGTCACCGCCCTGATCGACCAGTTCTACAAGGACGTGCAGACCATGGGCGGCAACCGCTGGGATACATCAAGCCTGATCAGGCGCCTGCGCTAG
- a CDS encoding penicillin acylase family protein, whose product MFITFRWLLRLFTGLVVLSVLALGVAYYFLGRSLPEYAEAFRLPGISAPVEIVRNNDNVPHIFGATDADVFFALGFAHAQDRLWQMTMLRRTAQGRLSEVFGARTVKIDELLRRFDLYNLSLQSVEAQDAPTRTALEAYARGVNAWIGQVNAEARGRGAPEFFFFSNEIAVWQPADSIAIIKLMALQLSSHLEDEVLRARMSLILPDSRLRDILPDDPGGGVTALPDYAQLVPGVSPGYAPLRIADDPLSPFPRRGFAGASNAWAATPARSAAGGTLLANDPHLGFAAPTVWYLARLELASGGVIGATLPGVPAVMLGRSEALGWGLTSSYLDDQDLFIEELNPANPEEYRTPDGWKPFETRRSILTVKDSDPVTLTLRWSDNGPVLPGSHYDLGSVTPPGHVAALSWTALSAEDTTMTAALRLMQAKSVADAIEAGSLFVAPSQNLMLADAGGIALQTIGAMPSRDAGHQSKGRMPSPGWLAQNRWQGMLPYTDNPRVVNPTTGILGNTNNKTVDRPFPLHVSFEWGDTQRIQRWLTLMKTREVHTRESFIEAQLDTVSFTARALLPLIAADLWFGGEAAPAGTPERQRQRALEILAEWNGEMNEHLPEPLIYMAWMRALQDRLVRDEIGPMADMFNHVEPVFVERVFRNTDGAGVWCDVIQSAAIETCTDLARLALDQALLTLSETYGSSIESWRWGDAHQATHDHPVLGNVPVLRYFVNIRQSTSGSDQTLLRGRTKGTEPEPFLNVHGAGYRGVYDFADPDSSVFILSTGQSGHPLSRHYDDLGELWRRGEYIPMSLDPELARAAAVGITVLTPQ is encoded by the coding sequence ATGTTCATAACCTTCCGCTGGTTGCTGCGACTGTTCACCGGGCTGGTCGTGCTTTCGGTGCTGGCGCTTGGGGTGGCATACTACTTCCTTGGGCGGTCGCTGCCCGAATATGCCGAGGCATTTCGTCTGCCCGGCATCTCGGCCCCGGTCGAGATCGTGCGCAACAACGACAACGTGCCCCATATCTTTGGCGCCACCGATGCGGATGTGTTCTTTGCGCTGGGCTTCGCCCATGCCCAGGACCGGCTGTGGCAGATGACCATGCTGCGGCGCACCGCGCAGGGCCGTCTGTCAGAGGTGTTCGGCGCGCGCACCGTGAAGATCGACGAGCTGCTGCGGCGGTTCGATCTTTACAACCTGTCGCTGCAATCGGTCGAGGCCCAGGACGCCCCGACCCGCACCGCGCTGGAAGCCTATGCCCGCGGCGTCAACGCCTGGATCGGGCAGGTCAACGCCGAGGCGCGCGGCCGGGGCGCGCCGGAGTTCTTCTTCTTCTCCAACGAGATCGCGGTTTGGCAGCCCGCCGACAGCATCGCGATCATCAAGCTGATGGCGCTGCAGCTTTCATCGCATCTGGAGGACGAGGTGCTGCGGGCGCGGATGTCGCTGATCCTGCCCGACAGCCGGTTGCGCGACATATTGCCCGACGATCCGGGCGGCGGCGTGACCGCCCTGCCCGATTACGCCCAGCTGGTGCCCGGCGTCAGCCCCGGCTATGCGCCGCTGCGCATCGCCGACGACCCGCTGTCGCCGTTTCCGCGCCGCGGGTTTGCCGGGGCGTCGAATGCCTGGGCGGCGACTCCGGCACGGTCGGCCGCGGGCGGCACGCTGCTGGCCAACGATCCGCACCTGGGCTTTGCCGCGCCGACCGTGTGGTATCTGGCGCGGCTGGAACTGGCCTCGGGCGGGGTGATCGGGGCGACGCTTCCGGGGGTTCCGGCCGTGATGCTGGGCCGGTCCGAGGCGCTGGGCTGGGGGCTGACTTCGTCCTACCTCGACGATCAGGATCTGTTCATCGAGGAGTTGAACCCCGCCAACCCGGAGGAATACCGCACCCCCGACGGCTGGAAGCCCTTCGAGACCCGCCGGTCCATCCTGACGGTGAAGGATTCCGATCCGGTCACGCTGACGCTGCGGTGGTCCGACAACGGGCCGGTGCTGCCGGGGTCGCATTATGATCTCGGCTCGGTTACCCCGCCCGGCCATGTCGCCGCGCTGTCCTGGACGGCGCTGAGCGCCGAGGACACCACGATGACGGCGGCGCTGCGGCTGATGCAGGCGAAATCGGTGGCGGACGCGATCGAGGCGGGCAGCCTGTTCGTGGCGCCCTCGCAGAACCTGATGCTGGCCGATGCGGGCGGCATCGCGCTGCAGACCATCGGCGCGATGCCGTCGCGCGATGCGGGGCACCAGAGCAAGGGCCGGATGCCGAGCCCCGGCTGGCTGGCACAAAACCGCTGGCAGGGGATGCTGCCCTATACCGACAACCCGCGCGTCGTGAACCCCACGACCGGCATCCTTGGCAACACCAACAACAAGACGGTGGACCGCCCCTTCCCGCTGCATGTCAGCTTCGAATGGGGCGACACCCAGCGCATCCAGCGCTGGCTGACGCTGATGAAGACGCGCGAGGTCCATACCCGCGAAAGCTTCATCGAGGCGCAGCTTGACACCGTCAGCTTCACCGCGCGGGCGCTGCTGCCGCTTATCGCCGCCGATCTGTGGTTCGGCGGCGAGGCCGCCCCGGCGGGCACCCCCGAACGCCAGCGCCAGCGCGCGCTGGAGATTCTGGCCGAATGGAACGGCGAGATGAACGAACATCTGCCCGAACCGCTGATCTACATGGCATGGATGCGCGCCTTGCAGGACCGGCTGGTGCGCGACGAGATCGGCCCGATGGCCGACATGTTCAACCATGTCGAACCCGTGTTCGTCGAACGGGTGTTCCGCAACACCGACGGCGCGGGGGTGTGGTGCGACGTGATCCAGTCGGCGGCGATCGAGACCTGCACCGATCTCGCCCGGCTGGCGCTGGACCAGGCGCTGCTGACCCTTTCGGAAACCTACGGCAGCAGCATCGAAAGCTGGCGCTGGGGCGACGCGCATCAGGCAACCCATGACCACCCGGTTCTGGGCAACGTGCCGGTGCTGCGCTATTTCGTAAACATCCGGCAATCGACCAGCGGCAGCGACCAGACCCTGCTGCGCGGCCGCACCAAGGGCACCGAGCCCGAGCCGTTCCTGAACGTGCATGGCGCGGGCTATCGCGGGGTCTACGACTTTGCAGACCCCGACAGTTCGGTATTCATCCTGTCGACCGGGCAGTCCGGGCATCCGCTGAGCCGCCACTACGACGATCTGGGCGAGTTGTGGCGGCGGGGCGAATACATCCCGATGTCGCTCGACCCCGAACTGGCGCGGGCGGCGGCGGTGGGGATTACCGTGCTGACCCCGCAGTAG
- a CDS encoding GNAT family N-acetyltransferase gives MIIATPRLLLRPARPDDLAGLHAVMSDPRAMRYWSCPAHGDIGQTRAFLQGMIDAPRDQSCDFIVEHRGRVIGKAGAWRYPELGFILHPEMWGQGLAREALSAIITRLFATTTLPRLTAEADQRNAASLGLLGALGFHETGRAANTLLWGDEWCDSVYLALERGHWPPPPGAGPAAPGHNSR, from the coding sequence GTGATCATCGCCACCCCGCGCCTGCTGCTGCGCCCCGCCCGGCCGGACGATCTGGCGGGGCTCCATGCCGTGATGTCGGACCCGCGGGCGATGCGCTACTGGTCCTGCCCGGCGCATGGCGACATCGGGCAGACGCGGGCCTTCCTGCAAGGCATGATCGACGCCCCGCGCGACCAGTCCTGCGACTTCATCGTGGAGCATCGGGGGCGGGTGATCGGCAAGGCCGGGGCGTGGCGCTACCCGGAACTGGGGTTCATCCTGCATCCGGAGATGTGGGGTCAGGGACTGGCGCGCGAGGCGCTGAGCGCGATCATCACCCGGCTTTTCGCCACCACCACCCTGCCCCGGCTGACCGCCGAGGCCGACCAGCGCAACGCCGCCTCGCTCGGGTTGCTGGGTGCCCTGGGCTTCCACGAAACCGGCCGCGCTGCCAACACGCTGCTCTGGGGCGATGAATGGTGCGACTCCGTCTATCTGGCGCTGGAACGCGGGCATTGGCCGCCCCCGCCCGGTGCGGGCCCGGCGGCCCCCGGTCACAACTCGCGGTAG
- the hemB gene encoding porphobilinogen synthase — protein MRPTQAAFPAARFRRTRRTDALRRLTQENTLTCGDLIWPLFVRDGVGLREPVASMPGVARLSIDLVVAAAEEAATLGIPAICLFPYTDPALRTEGCEEAWNPENLANRAIRAIKAAVPDIAVMTDVALDPYNANGHDGLVRDGIILNDETVEALVRMSLAQAEAGADILGPSDMMDGRIGAMRDGLEAAGHKDVTILSYSAKYASAFYGPFRDAVGASGRLVGDKKTYQMNPGNSDEALRLIERDLREGADMVMVKPGMPYLDICRRVKDAFGVPTYAYQVSGEYAMIRGAADRGWIDGEKAMLESLLCFKRAGCDGILTYFAPEAARLLGRG, from the coding sequence ATGCGCCCGACCCAAGCCGCCTTCCCCGCCGCCCGCTTCCGCCGTACCCGCCGCACCGACGCGCTGCGCCGCCTGACGCAGGAGAACACCCTGACCTGCGGCGACCTGATCTGGCCGCTGTTCGTGCGCGACGGCGTGGGGCTGCGCGAGCCGGTGGCCTCGATGCCCGGCGTGGCGCGGCTGTCGATCGACCTGGTGGTTGCGGCTGCGGAAGAGGCGGCGACCCTGGGGATTCCGGCGATCTGCCTGTTCCCCTATACCGACCCCGCCCTGCGCACCGAAGGCTGCGAGGAGGCGTGGAACCCCGAGAACCTCGCCAACCGGGCGATCCGGGCGATCAAGGCGGCGGTGCCCGACATCGCGGTGATGACGGATGTGGCGCTCGACCCCTACAACGCCAACGGCCATGACGGTCTGGTGCGCGACGGCATCATCCTGAACGACGAGACGGTCGAGGCGCTGGTGCGGATGAGCCTGGCGCAGGCCGAGGCGGGGGCCGACATCCTTGGCCCGTCCGACATGATGGATGGCCGGATCGGGGCGATGCGCGACGGGCTGGAAGCGGCGGGCCACAAGGACGTGACGATCCTTTCCTATTCGGCCAAGTATGCCAGCGCCTTCTACGGGCCGTTCCGCGATGCGGTGGGCGCCTCGGGGCGGCTGGTGGGCGACAAGAAGACCTACCAGATGAACCCCGGCAACAGCGACGAGGCGCTGCGCCTGATCGAACGCGACCTGCGCGAGGGCGCCGACATGGTGATGGTGAAACCGGGGATGCCCTATCTCGACATCTGCCGCCGGGTGAAGGACGCGTTCGGCGTGCCGACCTATGCCTATCAGGTCTCGGGCGAATACGCGATGATCCGGGGTGCGGCGGACCGCGGCTGGATCGACGGCGAAAAGGCGATGCTGGAAAGCCTTCTGTGCTTCAAGCGCGCGGGCTGCGACGGCATCCTGACCTATTTCGCCCCCGAAGCGGCACGGCTGCTGGGCCGGGGCTGA
- the hflX gene encoding GTPase HflX — protein sequence MRAYVLHPDLKSDRQRRLPEHGLAEAVALAAALPDMVVAGSEVVRVGRMQPATLFGSGKVEELKERLAGLEVGLVLVDGPVSPVQQRNLEKEWGVKLLDRTGLILEIFADRARTNEGRLQVELAALSYQRTRLVRAWTHLERQRGGFGFVGGPGETQIEADRRAIDDQVLRIKRQLEKVVKTRELHRAARRRIPYPVVALVGYTNAGKSTLFNRMTGAEVLAKDMLFATLDPTMRGVVLPSGRKVILSDTVGFISDLPTQLVAAFRATLEEVLEADLIVHVRDIAHPETAEQAADVADILTSLGVKAATPQIEVWNKLDLVDAGTRDALLTQAAGRDGVVTLSALTGEGLEGLLDAVSLVLDEEKTDRSLTLGFEDGRRRAWLHAEGVVQAEEQQETGYRIEVSWTARQEKRYREL from the coding sequence ATGCGCGCCTATGTGCTGCATCCCGATCTGAAATCCGACCGGCAGCGCCGGTTGCCCGAACACGGGCTGGCCGAGGCGGTGGCGCTGGCCGCCGCCCTTCCCGACATGGTGGTTGCGGGGTCTGAAGTGGTGCGCGTCGGGCGGATGCAGCCCGCCACGCTGTTCGGTTCGGGCAAGGTCGAGGAACTGAAGGAACGCCTTGCCGGGCTTGAGGTCGGGTTGGTGCTGGTTGACGGGCCGGTCAGCCCGGTGCAGCAGCGCAATCTGGAAAAGGAATGGGGCGTCAAGCTGCTGGACCGGACCGGGCTGATCCTGGAAATCTTTGCCGACCGCGCCCGCACCAACGAGGGCCGGTTGCAGGTCGAACTGGCGGCGCTGTCGTATCAGCGCACCCGGCTGGTTCGGGCCTGGACCCACCTCGAACGGCAGCGCGGCGGCTTCGGCTTTGTCGGCGGCCCCGGCGAGACCCAGATCGAGGCCGACCGCCGCGCCATCGACGACCAGGTGCTGCGCATCAAGCGCCAGCTGGAAAAGGTGGTCAAGACGCGCGAGCTGCACCGTGCCGCCCGCCGCCGCATCCCCTATCCGGTGGTGGCGCTGGTTGGCTACACCAACGCCGGAAAATCGACGCTGTTCAACCGCATGACCGGTGCCGAGGTGCTGGCCAAGGACATGCTGTTCGCCACGCTCGATCCCACGATGCGCGGCGTGGTGCTGCCCTCGGGGCGCAAGGTCATCCTGTCCGATACCGTGGGCTTCATCTCTGACCTGCCGACGCAGCTGGTCGCCGCGTTCCGCGCCACGCTGGAAGAGGTGCTGGAGGCTGACCTGATCGTGCATGTCCGCGACATCGCGCATCCCGAGACCGCCGAACAGGCGGCCGACGTGGCCGACATCCTGACCAGCCTTGGCGTCAAGGCCGCAACGCCGCAGATCGAGGTGTGGAACAAGCTCGATCTGGTCGATGCGGGGACGCGCGACGCGCTGCTGACCCAGGCCGCCGGGCGCGACGGGGTGGTGACCCTGTCGGCGCTGACCGGCGAGGGGCTGGAAGGGCTGCTGGACGCCGTGTCGCTGGTGCTCGACGAGGAAAAGACCGACCGCAGCCTGACCCTCGGCTTCGAGGATGGCCGCCGCCGCGCCTGGCTCCATGCCGAAGGCGTGGTGCAGGCCGAAGAACAGCAGGAGACCGGCTACCGGATCGAGGTGAGCTGGACCGCGCGGCAGGAAAAACGCTACCGCGAGTTGTGA
- a CDS encoding component of SufBCD complex, whose product MQWYETVFELIDMRSFSNLWYWIALAVLWSTASHWVLGVPYDLVMRARRSGGEAEADLQHMVRINVRRLLYIAQVSGLWLVGLVAFGLTVLGMLGFYYGVEFAQAVLCLLLPLSLVGMLSLRTARRIAEGENEGPALHRRLLRHRMAIQGIGMFAIFVTAMWGMLQNLRVGAL is encoded by the coding sequence GTGCAGTGGTATGAAACCGTTTTCGAACTGATCGACATGCGGTCGTTCTCCAACCTTTGGTACTGGATCGCGCTTGCCGTGCTTTGGTCTACGGCAAGCCATTGGGTGCTGGGCGTGCCTTACGACTTGGTGATGCGCGCCCGCCGCAGCGGGGGCGAGGCCGAGGCCGACCTGCAGCACATGGTGCGCATCAACGTGCGGCGGTTGCTTTACATCGCGCAGGTTTCCGGGCTGTGGCTGGTGGGGCTGGTTGCGTTCGGGCTGACGGTGCTGGGGATGCTGGGCTTCTACTATGGTGTCGAATTCGCGCAGGCGGTGCTGTGCCTGCTGCTGCCGCTCAGCCTTGTCGGGATGCTGTCGCTGCGCACCGCCCGGCGCATTGCGGAGGGCGAGAACGAGGGGCCGGCGCTGCACCGTCGGCTGCTTCGGCATCGCATGGCGATCCAGGGCATCGGCATGTTCGCGATCTTCGTCACCGCGATGTGGGGCATGTTGCAGAACCTGCGGGTCGGCGCGCTGTGA